CCATCGCCCTATCTCTGAAGCTAGCCGAGGCTCGCTTTATGCGCTTAAAAATAGGTGATGAGCCAATCCTGCTTCTAGACGATGTGATTTCTGAGCTTGACGCGGCGCGGCGTCATCAACTGCTAGGTTCTATTGCAAGCTATCAGCAGGTGGTGATCACTACCACCGATCTCGACCACTTCGACCCCGGATTTCTGGCTGGTGCAGTGCTGTTTGGGGTGAGCGAGGGAAGGATCAATTCCCTTTAGCGTGCTCCCTATTGTGGGGGCGGGTTGCTAGTCTGACCCTCCTGGAAATAGATACTGTTAATGATCGACATTGCTTGCGCTTCGTCCTCGTTCTCTGAATTCCTGATGTCATAGTGGCAGCGACCTACCCCGCCGTCAAGTCTGGTCTCTTGTCGCCTTCACCGGTGCTCTGATCAGGAACAGGGATACCGCTGAGATGAGGCACAGTATTGCGGTGATCAGGAAGGCCAGGTCATAAGAGCCACTGGCTTCGTGGACGAATCCGTATAGTACGGGGCCGATTGCTCCAAATAGCCCTGCACCAAACAGGAACACGACGCCAAAGAGCGCCGACATGCTAACCACCCCGAACAGGTCTCCCAGGTATGTGGGGAAAACTGAGAGGCCGCATCCGTAGCAGAATCCGATAAGCAAAGAAACCAAAAGAAGCTCCCTCTCGCTACTAACCCCCATAGCAAGAAAGCACCCCAGGGCGACGCCAATGGTGCAGAAATATAAAGCTGGCTTCCGGGAGGTGCCGAATCTGGACATCATCCAATCGGAGAGAAAGCCGGTGAGAAGCCGTCCCGCCACCGCTGCTAGCACCAGGAAGCTCAGGATTGTCACTGCATCCCCTGATGGTATATCCAGATCGCCTCCCCAGAAAACCAGGTGGCCAATGATCCCGACTACAGCGATATTATAGAACTGGGAGAGTATGAGCAGCCACCAGCTAGAGGTTCTGACGGCCTCTTTTACCGGCCACTTCTCTGAGCGGGCGAGGAAGTCCAACCGCTGCTCAAGCTCTTCAGCCTCGGGCTTGACGCCATCGGGGTACGCCCCCGATGACTCAGGGTCTTTCTTCAGA
This genomic interval from Dehalococcoidia bacterium contains the following:
- a CDS encoding MFS transporter, with product MPAQGERLFYGWVIVVAAWLAMFVSSASIASFSIFAPELEVEFGWSRGMLSLGYSLNTITIAIFGLVAGMLVDRIGVRRLVIIGAVVGGVGTALLSQITQPWQFHLLFGVLAPSGIALCFIVPTVATVRRWFMRRAALTVAIAMTGSGLGVVVLLPLIHRLIQVIGWSHSYIVLGLIMVAGAVIGGAFLKKDPESSGAYPDGVKPEAEELEQRLDFLARSEKWPVKEAVRTSSWWLLILSQFYNIAVVGIIGHLVFWGGDLDIPSGDAVTILSFLVLAAVAGRLLTGFLSDWMMSRFGTSRKPALYFCTIGVALGCFLAMGVSSERELLLVSLLIGFCYGCGLSVFPTYLGDLFGVVSMSALFGVVFLFGAGLFGAIGPVLYGFVHEASGSYDLAFLITAILCLISAVSLFLIRAPVKATRDQT